GGCTCAGTGATGAGCCGAGAGCCCGCTGCTCCTGATAGGCGACGAGTCCGTGCTGCCGCAGGCTTTGGCGTCCGTCGACTGACCTCGGGCACAGAATGTGATCTGGATGTCGGCATCCAGCGCCTCCGCCACGGCGGCGAGCGTCCGGACTGTCAGATTCGCATCGCCGGACATGATCTGGCTGACGCGGCCCGGGCTGACGCCCATTGCCGCCGCCAGATCGGAGCGGGTCTTGCCCTGCCCTGCCAGCAGGCCAGCCAGGGAAGCCGTGGCCTGCCTCGCTATCCGGGAAGCCGCTAGGGTGGTCCGGCTCTCGTCACGGGCAAAAATGCCCATGATTCACCCCCAACTCATGGAGAGACAACGCTCGTTGCCACTCCATCAGCATGCCACCTTTAGCTATGGCTAAAAACTCGGTTGGTGAAAAATCTACACCCAACACTCCCCACCCAGGGTGTGGACTGCAGTAGTCCCCGTGAAACTGACGCAAAGTCACCCTGTTGGTCCAGTGATCGACGCCGCTTTGGGCACACAGAGGTCAGATTGACGTCCTCCCCGGCTAAGGCAGGGGGATTCCTCTTCTCAGAGGTTTCGGCCGGTCGCCCGGCTTACGGGTTGCTGCTTCATAGACCGGGTGGCCCCGAGGTCTCCACAGACTGACACGGGCTGTCCGCCCGCGTTGCGGATGTTGATGGCGGCGTTCGCGTCGGCGTGTGCGGTGTGTCCGCAGCCTGCGGCTTTGCATCGGAAGACCGCTTGGCTCTCGCGGTTGCCTTCCGATACGAAGCCGCAGGCGGAGCACCGCTGCGACGTGTACGCCGGGTTGACCTTCACCAGCGTCGTGCCCGTGTACCGGGCCGCGTTGGAGAGGGCGATCTCGAGGCGGTGCCAGCCCTTGTCGAGGATGGCCCGGTTCAGGCCCCGTTTCTGGGCCACGTTGACGCCGGGCGCCTCGATCGTGCCGGAGGCGGAGGCGGACATGTTGCGGGTCTTGAGGTCTTCCAGCACCACCACGGCGTTTTTCGCCTTGATCCGGTGGGCGACCTGGGCACAGAAGTCGGTACGCCGGTCGGTGACCCGCCCCATGGTCCGGTTCATCGCTGCGAGGGTCTTGCGTCGATTGGCGCTGCCCCTCTTCGACCGGGCGAGACGCTGCTGAAGACGCCGGTACCGGACGGTTTCCCCATCGGTGACGAACGGCCGGCCGTGGAAGTCGCCATCCGAGGTGACCGCCGCGACCTTCACGCCCCGGTCGATACCGACGGCCGTGTTCGGCATGGCGTGCTGCTCGGGGGTCGTCTCCTCGGTGGAGACCAGGAAGGACACGAACCAGTGGCCGCCCTTGCGGGAGAGCGTTGCCGACTTCACCTCGCCACCGAGCGGACGCGACCACCGGAAGGTGACCCATCCCAGCTTCGGAAGCTTCGCCCGGCCCCACTTCCGGCCAAGACGCTCCACCGTGATCAGGTTCCCGGCAGGAAAGCGGAACGAGGGAGACCAGCGAGACTTGGACCGCCAGCGGACCTTGAACGTACCGTGATCCCGGCACGCCTTGCCGAGGTCCTTGAGCGTCTGCTGCAAGACGTGCGACGGCGCGGACTCGAGCCAGGGGTGTTCCTTCTTCGCGTCGGCCAGCTCGGCGGCTTGCGGAACGTAGTTCATCCACGCGCCCCGCCGCCGGTACTGACGGCGCTGGTCCAGCCCGGTGTTCCATACGGACCGGCAGATGTTCGCGAACTCCTCGCACATCTGCGCCTGCTCCGGCGAAAGCGCAAGACGGTACTTACGACCGGACAGCATGACAACACCCCCCCCAAAAAAGACGGAGTTTTCTAACATCATCAATGCAGGTCAGAGCAGCCCCAAGATGGGCGAACCCCCAGCTAAAACAGGAGGTCTGTGCCCAAGACCAGACGATCAAGCGCTGTGAGCGAGGTCTTCTCGGTGCGTCGCCGGGACCAGAGCGTCCTACGGGCGGCGGCCCCATGCCGAGATGGTCATTTGAGGGATGTCGATGAACGCCGGGTCCTTCAGCAGTTCGTCGAATTCGGCGAGGTCTGTGTCGGTGATGAGGCCGCTGGCCAGGAGCGCCGGGGCCACCCCGTGGATGAGCGGGCGCCAGCGGTCCTTTTCGAGTCCGCCCATACGGCCGAGGTTCCCGGCGTAGGCCACCTCGGTCAGCGCGTTGCGGGCGAGGAGGGCGGGCATGCTGCGGGCCCAGGTCATGTCGGCACCGTTTTCACGGTAGATGTGCTGGTAGGCGGTAAGGATGCGCTGGATCAGGGGGTAGGGGGAAGTGGCGGCCGGCAGGTCGTAGGGCTCTTCGATGACGAGCCAGCCGCCGGGGGAGAGCCAGCCGGCGGCCCGTGCGATCATCTCGTCCCGGCCGGGGAGGTGGCAGAACAGGTAGCGGGCGTGGATGAGGTCGAAGGTGCCGGGCGCGTAGTCCTTGTGCGTGATGTCGGCTTCCTGAATCTCCAGATGGGTCGCCGGGCCGGCGTTGAGGTGGCGGGTGTCGAGGTCGACGGCGACCACGCGACCGTCCGGGCAGCGTGCGGCGAGCCAGCGTGCGATGGAGCCGGCGCCTGCGCCGAGCTCCAGGCAGTTCCAGGACGTTTGTATGGGAAGGCCGTCGAGGATGTTGGTGGTGAACGTGTCGACGCTGCGCTGAATGGACTCCAAGCGGTCACGCTCGTGGGCAGCGTCATTGCTTGGCCTGCGGGTGTTGTAGGAGTGGGTGGGGGCGGGTTGCTGTGTCATGGGTGGTGCCTGTTCGTGGGGGGCGGGTGGATTGGCCGCGAAATGGTGGTGACTGCGGTCTGGTGTAAGGGGATCGCGCGGGGCGGGTGGCGGGGTGAAGGGGCGCGTATGACGGGGAGTGTGCGGGCTCTAAGCCGAGGCGAGCGGTGATCTTGCCGTCCAGGGCGGACTCCAGTAGCTGTTTGGTCGGCTGCTGGAGGGGTCCGCCCTTACCGGTCAGGTGCAGGCCCTCGGGCCGGCCCGGCTCACGGACTCGTCGTTCAGCTCGCTGTCCACGCCTCTCCCCGATACATTCGCTGCCGACTCGACAGTCTCGTGCTCGGCGGCGTTCTCGCTGGTCATCGATGCATCTTCCATGATCGGGAGTTACACGAACGGTTTACGGTGCTGGTGACCATCCACCTTCGGTTATGCATGTACGGGCTGTCCACGGATGTTTTGCGCGTCATGTCGATCAGGCCGCGGGTGCAGGTCTGGTCATGGACGGCGACTGTGCTCATACGGTGGTTCTGCGGAGCGCGAGCTGAAACAACCTGTTCGGTGTCTGCCTGTCAGCTTCCTGGCGCTACTCCTTGGCGGTGGCCACCGTCACCGCCCGCACCCGGAGTGCCGAGATGGCCCGTCGTCGGCATCGGGCCGATACGGGCTCTTACGTGTGCTTGAACCCATGGCTCCGCTCCACCTTCGCGACATGCAGCGTGTAGCTCTGGTACCACTCGACGCGCCCGCGCTTCTGTGCCGCGTGGTGCTCGGCGTTGCTCCGCCACTCCGTGAGGCGTCGGCGTCGCGGAAGTACCCGACCTTGATGGACAACCCACCAGGAGGTTGCGCGAGGTCCATCCCCAGGAACCCGGGGACGTCCTTCACCAGCTCCTCCATGCGCGCAGCGGTCTCGCCGTAGCCGCTCTGGTCCTCGACATGCGCCGAAGTGAAGACAACGACGTAGTAGGGGGGCGAAGGCTTCAACGGGCGCGACAGGCGCTTTGGAGTGATCGCTCATGTCGCCACTTTGAGGCAGGACGCGGCCCGGGATCCAGTGACTTGCCCAGACGGGATACATAAGGGGTCGGTGATCACTATCGCCCGATCCAGGCCAGTCTTGCGACTGTCTCGACCAGCAGTACCCCACCCGCCTGACCGACGGCCTCACGGCCGTTGCCCGGGACGCGGACATACGGATACAGGCCAATAGGCTCCACCTGAGAAGTGCTCCTTCGACAGCAACGGCTGGGATCCTGGACAAGTCCTGGTGTTGCAGGGCAGGAGCACTTCTCGCGTTTCTGATCCAGTGGTGGACGGCACCGCTCGTGAAAGACCGAGTTGGAGAACCCCTAACGGAATGAGCCGACTTGAAGGACTCCCCGCCAGGTGGCAGCGCTCCTCTGCGTGCGCGTCGGGATGCGTCACGGGGGGTGTGGCGGCGTGGCGGCGCCTGGGACTGAGCCGTTGCCTGCGGAGCGCCCAGTGTGGTCCCCTGCGCCGGCGGCACCGCCCTTGACGACGGGAACGGCGGTCGGATCGGTGGGATCGGCATCGGCGCTTTTGTCGGGATGCCTCCCCAGGACGGACAGGTCGCGCGAGCCGCGGCCGGGAAGAGCGAGAAGTGAAGTAGATCCCCGCGCCGGCCGTCGGTTTTTGGCGATCACTCAGATCTGGCTCCAGGTCACCGAACCGCGCCAGCGAGTGGCTGCCTCGGCTCTCGGCGAGCGCATGACGGTCGGCAGGCTCGACGTTCTCGATAAGCGCGATGTGAATGCGGCTGTCGGCCGGGACCTCGACGCTTTCGTCAGCAACGCGGCCATCGGGGAGAGTAGCCCCCTGGCCGAGATCCCCTTCGGCCTGGTCAGGCGTACCTTCGAGACGAATGTCCTCGCCCCTCTGGAGCTGACCCGGCGTGTCATCCGAGCGTGGGTGGATGAGGGCACCAGGGACCGAATCGCCTTCGTCACCTCGATGGGCAGGCTGCTGACTGCCAACGGCTTTGGCGCGTACTGTGCGAGCCAGCACGCGCCGGAAACTGTCGCGGCGTCGCTGGTTGACGAGTTCGCGCCTGCCGAGATCACCCTGCAGACGATCAGTCCGGGGGGCGTACGGCACAGGGTTCGACGACCGGATCGCCGAGACCACCTGTCACTGGCGGGACAACGCACTCAACAATCAGCCACGAGGCCGGTATCCGGGTGCACGCGGCAGAGATCGTGAAGGGCCGGCTCGACCCGCGGGACATGATCGGCAAAATGGCCGGGACTATCGTGGCGGACACTGGTACGCACCGTGACGTCTGGCCGTCTGCCACCGAGGAACTGGTCAAGCAGGTCACGCACGACGCGTGGACCAGGATGCTCTGACCACAAGGGCGGTCCGTGGGTGTCACCTGTTCACGGCCTGCTGACATGCGGCTGCGGCATCTGCGCGCTGTTGATCGCTGCTCTCCTCGAGTCGGCCATGGGTGCCGGTGGCCGTGGTCGTCGGCCGGGCGGGTCCCGGTTGTCGGCCGTTGGGTGCCGGGAGTGTCTGTGCTGCCACGTCCGCCCTGCTCAGCAGAGTCCGTGGGAGTACGACCGGCTCCGGGGGCCTTCCGTGACATCCGGTGCCTGTTGCTCGCCGCACTCCTGTTCCTGCTTGACTGGGAACGTCTCCCGTGGGCGGGGCGCATGCGGATCCGAGCACCGGCGATTGGCTCTGCGCCCGTTTCCGCGCCGAGCAGGAACGTTGGGAACGCTCCTGTGCCATGTCCCGGTGCGCCGAGGAACTACGCCGACGCTCCGGGCTGCACGGTCGAAACCCTCATATGCGTCAGCCGGGCAGCCACCGGGCAGTCCGGCGAGCAGGCCATCGGCGCCCGCGTCGCCTTCCAGACCGGCGGCTCCTCGCCCGCACCGGCGACCCCGCCGCCGTCGTCGCACACCGCCTCGGCTTGTCCTGGTCCACTGGCTTCGGCCAGTTCTTCACCCGCCAGCGCGGCACCAGGCCTTGGGGACTTGTGCCGCAGCCGGCAGACGAGGACGAGCTCCGTGTCCTTGGCCGGGGAATCGGTGCAGCCCGGTGAACCCGGCTGACAGCAGACACGTCCGGCGCCGGTGGCGCGGACTGCGACAGCCCGGCCGCGACACGCGCCCTCCCGCTCTCTGGTCTCTGGCTACGTCACCGAGAAAGCGCCCGAAGCCTGGAACAGCCCCGCCCCTGGTTTCAGGGCAGGGGCGGGTGTCACCTTGGATTTGTCCGGGCGCTCGTGTTCAGTCGCCGACTGTTTTCGGTCTGCGGGAGTGGGGCGGCGCCTTCGGCTTCGTGTCACCGGATGTCGCGGGCGGCGGTTCCGTGTGTTTCCAGGTTCCAGGTGATGATGCGTCGGGGGTGGATGCGGATGATGTCGTTGCTGAAGC
The genomic region above belongs to Streptomyces sp. CG1 and contains:
- a CDS encoding helix-turn-helix domain-containing protein, producing the protein MGIFARDESRTTLAASRIARQATASLAGLLAGQGKTRSDLAAAMGVSPGRVSQIMSGDANLTVRTLAAVAEALDADIQITFCARGQSTDAKACGSTDSSPIRSSGLSAHH
- a CDS encoding RNA-guided endonuclease InsQ/TnpB family protein, with translation MLSGRKYRLALSPEQAQMCEEFANICRSVWNTGLDQRRQYRRRGAWMNYVPQAAELADAKKEHPWLESAPSHVLQQTLKDLGKACRDHGTFKVRWRSKSRWSPSFRFPAGNLITVERLGRKWGRAKLPKLGWVTFRWSRPLGGEVKSATLSRKGGHWFVSFLVSTEETTPEQHAMPNTAVGIDRGVKVAAVTSDGDFHGRPFVTDGETVRYRRLQQRLARSKRGSANRRKTLAAMNRTMGRVTDRRTDFCAQVAHRIKAKNAVVVLEDLKTRNMSASASGTIEAPGVNVAQKRGLNRAILDKGWHRLEIALSNAARYTGTTLVKVNPAYTSQRCSACGFVSEGNRESQAVFRCKAAGCGHTAHADANAAINIRNAGGQPVSVCGDLGATRSMKQQPVSRATGRNL
- a CDS encoding trans-aconitate 2-methyltransferase, which gives rise to MTQQPAPTHSYNTRRPSNDAAHERDRLESIQRSVDTFTTNILDGLPIQTSWNCLELGAGAGSIARWLAARCPDGRVVAVDLDTRHLNAGPATHLEIQEADITHKDYAPGTFDLIHARYLFCHLPGRDEMIARAAGWLSPGGWLVIEEPYDLPAATSPYPLIQRILTAYQHIYRENGADMTWARSMPALLARNALTEVAYAGNLGRMGGLEKDRWRPLIHGVAPALLASGLITDTDLAEFDELLKDPAFIDIPQMTISAWGRRP
- a CDS encoding SDR family NAD(P)-dependent oxidoreductase, whose translation is MAITQIWLQVTEPRQRVAASALGERMTVGRLDVLDKRDVNAAVGRDLDAFVSNAAIGESSPLAEIPFGLVRRTFETNVLAPLELTRRVIRAWVDEGTRDRIAFVTSMGRLLTANGFGAYCASQHAPETVAASLVDEFAPAEITLQTISPGGVRHRVRRPDRRDHLSLAGQRTQQSATRPVSGCTRQRS